GAAGGCGGCGCTGGTCACACCAAACGGCGCTCCTCTGCGGAGAGGTGCAAACAAAATGCTGCGTCGCCAAAATGACGGTGGGGGACCCGAAATTGAACAACGCCACGACGCGCGCAGCCCGGACAAGGGAGTTCCGAACAATATGACGAAAAGAACATTTATGGCGAGCCTCGTTGCGACCACCGTTCTTGTGGCGGCCCCTGCGCTGGCTCAGGATTGCCCGGTCAAGGTGGGCGTGCTTCATTCGCTCTCGGGGACGATGGCAATCTCGGAAACCACGCTCAAGGACACAGTCCTGATGCTGGTGGAACAGCAGAACGCCAAGGGCGGGTTGCTGGGTTGCCCGATTGAGGCAGTCGTGGTCGATCCGGCCTCTGACTGGCCGCTTTTTGCCGAAAAGGCGCGCGAGTTGCTGACGGTGAACGAGGTTGATGTGATCTTTGGCTCTTGGACCAGTGTCAGCCGCAAATCCGCCCTGCCGGTGCTGGAGGAACTGAACGGCCTGATGTTCTATCCGGTGCAATACGAGGGTGAGGAATCCTCGCGGAACGTGTTCTACACCGGTGCCGCGCCCAATCAGCAGGCGATCCCGGCGGTGGATTACTTCCTTGAAGAATTGGGCGTCGAGAGCTTTGCTCTGTTGGGTACAGACTATGTCTATCCCCGCACCACCAACAACATCCTTGACGCCTATCTCAAATCCAAGGGCGTCGCCGCCGAGGACATCTTTGTCAACTACACCCCGTTTGGCCATTCCGACTGGGCGACCATTGTCGCGGATGTGGTTGCTTTGGGCGCTGGCGGTAAAAAGGTCGGTGTGATTTCGACCATCAATGGCGATGCCAATATCGGCTTCTACAAGGAACTTGCCGCCGCCGGTGTAAGCGCCGACGACATTCCTGTCGTGGCCTTCTCTGTGGGTGAGGAAGAACTGTCGGGTCTCGATACCACCGAACTCGTGGGCCATCTTGCGGCATGGAACTATTTCCAGTCCGCCGATACCGAGATCAACGCCGAATTCGTCAAGGCGTGGAAGGCCTATGCCGGTGAAAACCGCGTAACCAACGACCCGATGGAGGCACATTACATCGGCTTCAACATGTGGGTGAACGCGGTCACAGCGGCGGGCACCACCGATGTGGACGCGGTGCGCTCGGCGATGTGGGGACAGGAATTTCCGAACCTCACCGGCGGCACGGCTGTCATGCTGCCGAACCATCACCTGACCAAGCCGGTGTTGATCGGCGAGATCCGGGCCGATGGGCAGTTTGACATCATCAGCCAGACCTCAGAGGTGCCGGGCGATGCCTGGACCGATTACCTGCCCGAGAGCGCACCGCTCACGAGCGATTGGAAAGATCTTGGCTGCGGTATGTACAACACCGAGACCAAGACCTGCGTGCAGATGACGTCGAACTACTGACGCGCACCGGGCGCGCGGGGGGAGCCCCCTGCGCGCCTTTCCTCTCAGGCAAGGCCCATATCCAGATGCGTTCGTTTCTTTTTCTCGCCCGGCTTGTGGCGACAGTGCTGGCCATTGGCCTTTTGTCCCTGTTGCGGCCCTCCGAGGGACGGGCACAAGAGGGGCTACAGCCGCTCTTGCAAGAGTATCAGGCAGAGATCGCCAAGCCATCGCGCAGCACCGTTGATCGGGTGCTGTCTGCGTTGATGGCTGCGGACCGGCCCGGAACCGCCGAATTCCTGCTGCGGTGGCAGGATCGCGGGGTCTATGAGCGGCCTGACGATGGGCTGTTTTTCTATGCTGAAGAGGCGGGCGGCGCACTGCGTCTGATCGACATCGACGGCGGGGCTGCGGTGGCCGAGGTCAGCAGCCGTGACGTTAATCAAATCCGGCCCAACTCTGGGGTGCGTGGGGTAATCGCGGCGGCGCTTGTGCCCTTTGAGCTGAATGCGCCCGATCCGGCGCGACGCGCGGCGGCACTAGACGCGATTGCCCGCAGTGGGGACGCCAGCCAGATCGACCCATTGAGCAAGTCTATTGAGACCGAGACAGATCCCGCGCTGAAACAGCGCAAAGAACGGCTTCTGACGCTATTGACCGCGCAGTTTGCATCGGCGCTGCCCTACCGCCTCGCGGCAATCGAAGGGTTGGCCGGGGATATCAGCATTGAAGCGCGCAGCGTGCTCAACCAATTGACGGCTCGCGCGCAGGGCGTCGGCACCGCCCTGCCCACTGATGCTAATATTGCGCGCGTGCTTGAGGTTGGCACGGATGTTTCCGAGGTTGAGGCCTATGATCGGCTGGTGGCTGCCAATCTCGCGCCGCCACGTCAGAGCGCCACTGATCGTCGTGATGTGCTGGCACAGCATATCGTCGATGGGGCTGTGGGGGGGGTGCCCTTGCATCTTCTCAATACAGATGATGCCCGCGCCCGCGCCTATGAGGCGTTGGAGGCTGCAGGCACTGTGCCCCCTCGCGCTGCCGATGATGAAGTGGCGCGCGCAGTTGCGGCGCATGTGTTCTACGAGGTCTATGCCGAGCCGAACCCCGAGGTGACAGCCGCCGCCGAGGCGGCGCTCGCTTCCACCTCGCGCGCGCTTGGCCTCTTTCAGACGTTCGATCTGGTGCTTGACGGGCTCTCGCTCGCCTCGATCTTTTTCCTCGCGGCCATCGGTCTTGCCATCACCTTTGGCGTCATGGGCGTGATCAACATGGCGCATGGCGAATTCATCATGATGGGGGCCTACACCGGCTATGTGGTGCAGCTGTTCATCCCCGATTACACCGTCAGCCTGATCATTGCCCTGCCACTGGCCTTTGTCGTGACCTTTGGCGCGGGCGTGGTGATGGAGCGGCTGGTGATCCGGCATCTTTACACCCGGCCATTGGAAACACTGCTCGCGACCTTTGGCATCTCGATTGCCCTGCAACAGCTCGCCAAGAACATCTTTGGCACGCAGGCGCGCCCTCTGACGGCCCCTGACTGGCTGAGCGGGGCGTTGACGCTGAATGACATTGTCAGCATCAGCAATATTCGCGTGGCAATTTTCGTGCTTGCCCTGATCTTTCTGGCGCTCTTGCTTTTCATCCTCAAGCGCACGCGGCTGGGGCTGGAGGTGCGCGCGGTCACTCAAAATCCCGGGATGGCGGCAAGTATGGGCATCGACCCGGACCGCATCAACATGCTGACCTTTGGCCTTGGGTCGGGCATCGCTGGCATCGCGGGCGTGGCGATTGGTCTTTACGCGCAGGTCACATCCGAGATGGGGGCGAATTACATCGTTCAGAGCTTTATGACCGTTGTAGTGGGCGGCGTCGGCAACGTCTGGGGCACGCTGGCGGGGGCCTCGATGATCGGGTTTCTGCAAAAGGGGATCGAGTGGTTCAACCCCTCGAACACCCTGGCCGCGCAGACCTATATGGTGCTTTTCGTCATCCTTTTCATTCAATTCCGGCCCAAGGGTATCGTCGCCCTCAAGGGTCGTGCGGCGGGGGACTGAGCCATGAGCAAACCCGAGATTGCCCCACGCAAGCGGTTTTTGGCAGAGAACCCGTCGGTTTTGTGGTTCCTTGGTTGCCTCGCGCTCTTCACCCTTGGGGTGACGGTTTTGTCCGAGGGGTTCGGCATTGCGCTTCTCTCAACCTCGATGGTCAAGATCCTTGGTATGACGCTTTGCCTTTGTCTCATCGCGGTTGCGATGGATGTGGTCTGGGGCTATTGCGGCATCCTCAGCCTAGGGCATTTCGCCTTTTTCGGCCTTGGCGGCTATGCCATCGGCATGTGGCTGATGTATGCCCGCACCCAAGGGATCGTGGTCGAGTCGCTCTCCGCTGCGCCCATTCCTCCAACGCAGAGCGAGGTTCAAAATGCCATCGCCAGCCAGATTTTTGGTGTGGTGGGCAGCAATGAATTGCCATGGCTTTGGGGCTTTGCGCACAGTCTCACGCTGCAATTGTTGATGGTTTTGCTGGTGCCGGGCCTTTTGGCGCTGGTCTTTGGCTGGCTGGCGTTTCGCAGTCGGGTTACCGGGGTATATCTTTCCATTCTCACGCAGGCGATGACGCTGGCGCTGTCGCTTTATCTTTTCCAGAACGACACCGGGTTGCGGGGCAACAACGGTCTGTCGGGCCTGCAAAATATTCCCGGTCTTGATCATGTGCCGCAATCCACGTTGTCGCTGTGGTTCTTCTGGGCCTCAGCGCTTGCGCTTGGGCTCGGCTATCTGCTTTTTGCTTGGCTGGTCTCGGCCAAATTCGGATCGGTCATCCGCGCCATTCGCGACAATGAGGCGCGGGTGCGGTTTCTGGGCTATGATGTCGAGAGTTACAAACTGGTCATTTTCACGCTGACAGCGGTGGTGTCGGCAATCGCCGGGGCGCTGTATTATCCGCAGGCTGGTATTATCAACCCAGCCGAGATTGCGCCGATTGCCTCGATTTACCTTGCCGTCTGGGTGGCCATCGGCGGGCGTGGGCGGCTCTATGGGGCGGTGATTGGGGCTGCGGTTGTCAGCCTTGCGTCAAGCTGGTTCACGGGGGGCGGTGCGCCCAACATCAACCTCGGGTTCTATACGATCAATTGGACCGATTGGTGGCTGGTGTTGCTGGGCCTCGGCTTTGTTGCGGTGACACTGTTCTTTCCGCGTGGCATCGGTGGCCTCTTTGACAAGATCGTGAGAAAACCATGAGCACGCTTCTAGAAGTTTCAGGCGTTTCCGTGACCTTTGACGGGTTCCGCGCGATCAATAACCTGTCGATCCAAGTGGCAGAACCTGAATTGCGCGCCGTGATCGGACCGAATGGCGCAGGCAAGACAACCTTTATGGATATCGTGACCGGCAAGACGCGGCCCGATGAGGGCCGCGTGATCTGGGGAGAGAAATCCGTCTCGCTGCTTGGGATGAGCGAAAGCCAGATCGCGCGGGCAGGGATTGGGCGCAAGTTTCAAAAGCCGACGGTCTTTGAGGCGCAGACCGTGCGCGAGAACCTTGCCATGGCGCTCAAGGCCAAGCGCGGGCCGTTTGATGTGTTGTTCTATCGCCGCTCCTTGCGTGCCACGGCCCGGATTGCTGAATTGGCTGAGGAAATCGGCCTGCTTGATGCGCTACCGCGCCGCGCCGGAGAGTTGAGCCATGGGCAAAAGCAATGGCTGGAAATCGGCATGCTCTTGGCCCAAGATCCGCGTCTCTTGCTGGTGGATGAGCCCGCCGCCGGGATGACCCCCGCCGAGCGCGAGCATACGACGGATATTCTCAAACGCGCGGCGCAGACCCGCGCCGTTGTTGTGATCGAGCATGACATGGAATTCATCCGCCGCTTGGGGTGCAAGGTGACGGTGCTGCACGAAGGCTCGGTTCTGGCCGAGGGCAGTCTGGATCATGTGACCCAAAACCAGCAGGTGATTGATGTCTATCTGGGGAGATAAGCGATGCTGAGCGTCGAGAACCTCACGCTGCATTACGGTGCGTCACAGATCCTGCATGGTGTCAGCCTGACGGCGCGCCCGGGTGCTGTGACGGCGGTGATGGGCACCAATGGTGTGGGCAAGACCAGCTTGCTAAAGGCGATTGCCGGGCGGCATCCCTATTCGGGTGGGCACATCACGCTTGATGGGGCGGTTCTGGATCATCTGAGCGCGGCGCAGGCGGCGCGGGCCGGCATCGGCTATGTGCCGCAGGGGCGCGAGGTGTTTCCGCTCCTGACTGTGACCGAAAACCTCGAAACCGGCTTTGCCTGTCTGCCCAAATCCGACCACCGGATTCCGTCGCGGATTTATGATCTCTTTCCGGTGCTGGACCAGATGAAGGACCGGCGCGGCGGCGACCTCTCGGGCGGGCAGCAGCAGCAGTTGGCCATTGCCCGTGCGCTGATCGCCAAGCCGCGCGTGCTTTTGCTCGATGAGCCGACCGAGGGGATTCAACCCAATATCATCAAGCAAATTGGCGAGGTGATTGGTTTGCTGCGGGACGAGGGGGAAATTGCCATCGTGTTGGTCGAACAGTATTTCGATTTCGCCTATGGGCTGGCGGATGATCTGGTCGTCTTGAACCGGGGTGAAGTGCGGCTGTCCGAGCCTGCGGCGATGGTGGAGCGCGACCGGCTCTTGCGTGAGGTGTCTATTTAATAGGCCATCTGCGCTAAAAATAGGCATATACAGCCGGCGCGCCTGTGGGATTTCAGGCTGGCGCGCCGGGCGACTGGCAGGCCCCGACACAACAGGTAGCCTCTGACCTGTCGCAACTCGGAATCACCCATGACCGCCTGTCCCGCCCCCTTGCATCAGCGTAGCCACGGCGCGGCACATGTCGCCCTCTTGCCGGGCCCAGCCGGGGCGAGGCTGGACCGGCTGCACCAGGCGGGGTCGGCCAAAGCGTTCGTGCATCCGGGTGCCTCTGGCCCTGAGGTGGTCTTTCTCAACACATCCGGCGGTTTGGCGGGGGGAGACACCTTGGCCTACCGTCTTGATTTGGCAGCGGGGTGCCGTGCCACCGCCACCACGCAGACCGCTGAACGCGCCTATCGCAGCGCGGATGGTGCGGCGCATGTCACGGTGCGGCATTCTGTAGGGGGCGGCGGGCACCTCGATTGGCTGCCGCAGGAAACCATCCTCTATGACAGCAGCCACCTCGTCCGCGAAACCGAGATAGACTTGGCCGAGGATGCTTCTTGCCTGATGCTGGAGGCCATCGTTTTGGGCCGCATTGCCATGGGCGAGACACTGGCCGATGTAACGCTGCGCGATACGCGCCGGATCATGCGCTTGGGCCGCCCGGTGCTGATCGAGCCGCTGCATTTGGGCACCGAGGCGTTGACCGCTGGTCCCGCCATTTTGGGCGCAGCGCGGGCCTTTGCCACGCTGGCGTTGGTGGCGCCGGGGGCTGCGGATGCGGTGGAGCGCGCTCGTGCAGAACTGACCGAAGAGGGCGTGACCAGCGGCGCGTCGGGCTTTGACGGCAAGCTGGTGATCCGCCTTATGGCCGCTGATGGCTGGCCGCTCAAGCGGCAGATCATGCGGCTGGTTTCGGTGTTGCGCCCTGGCCCTTTGCCCCGCGTCTGGCAGATTTAGGAGAGAACCGCGATGAACCTCACCCCGCGTGAAAAGGACAAGCTGTTGATCAGCCTCGCCGCGATGGTCGCACGAGGGCGGCTCGCACGCGGCGTCAAACTTAACCACCCCGAGGCCGTGGCGCTGATCACCGATTACGTGGTCGAGGGCGCGCGCGACGGGCGCACGGTGGCCGATCTGATGGAGGCGGGTGCGCATGTCATCACGTCCCAGCACTGTATGGATGGCATCGCAGAGATGATCCATGCAGTGCAGGTCGAGGCGACCTTTCCTGATGGCACCAAGCTTGTCACCGTTCATAATCCCATCCGCTGAAAGGAACTGATCATGCGCTATCCCGTTGCCTTTTTCCTGCTCACACCGACGCTGGCACTGGCCGACCCTGGTCCGCATCTGCACCCGCATGGGATTGACGCAATGTGGCTTGGCGTTGTCGGGGTGATCGCAGCTGCTGGCGGCTATGTGCTGGGTCGGAGGCGCAAATGATCCCCGGCGAGGTGTTGCCCGCTGACGGTGACATCACCCTGAATGCAGGCGCTCCGGTGACTGTGCTGATGGTTGCCAATACCGGCGACAGACCAGTTCAAGTCGGCAGCCATTACCATTTCGCCGAGGCCAATAGCGGCCTCAGCTTTGACCGCGACGCGGCGCGCGGCCAGCGTCTGGATATTCCTGCTGGCACCGCCGTCCGGTTCGAGCCGGGGCAAAGCCGCGAGGTGCGGCTGATCCCCTACGGCGGCGCGCGGCGTGTGTTCGGCTTTAATCAACAGGTGATGGGAGACCTCTAGATGCCCTATGCGATCCCCCGCTCTGCCTATGCCGCCATGTATGGCCCCACCACGGGCGACCGGCTGCGGCTTGGTGATACCGATCTCATCATCGAGGTAGAGCGTGATCTGACCACCTATGGCGAAGAGGTGAAATTCGGCGGCGGCAAGGTGATCCGCGACGGGATGGGCCAGAGCCAGATCCCCCGCGCCGGGGGTGCGATGGATACCGTCATCACCAACGCGCTGATCGTCGATCATCAAGGGATCACCAAGGCGGATGTCGGCCTGCGCGATGGCTTGATTGCCGCCATAGGCAAGGCGGGTAACCCAGACACGCAATCGGGTGTCGATATCATCATCGGTCCGGGCACCGAGATCATCGCCGGAGAAGGCAAGATCCTTACTCCGGGTGGCTTTGATGCGCATATCCACTTCATCTGCCCGCAGCAAATCGAGGATGCGCTGCATTCCGGGATCACCACCATGCTGGGTGGCGGCACCGGCCCCGCGCATGGCACGCTTGCCACAACCTGCACGCCGGGAGCGTGGCATATCGGGCGGATGCTGCAATCGTTGGATGCGTTCCCGATGAATTTCGGCCTGTCATCCAAGGGCAATGCGAGCCAACCCGAGGCGCTGATCGAAATGATCCGCGCGGGGGCCTGCGCGATGAAGCTGCACGAGGATTGGGGCACCACGCCCGGTGCGATTGATTGCTGCCTGAGTGTTGCCGATGACATGGATGTGCAGGTGATGATCCACACCGACACGCTGAATGAAAGCGGCTTTGTGGAAAATACCCTTGCCGCCATCAAAGGCCGCACGATCCATGCCTTTCACACCGAGGGCGCAGGCGGAGGGCACGCGCCGGACATCATGAAAGTGGTGGGCTATGAACATATCCTGCCGTCTTCGACCAACCCGACCATGCCCTACACTGTCAACACGATCGAGGAACATCTCGATATGCTGATGGTCTGTCACCATCTGGACAAAGCGATCCCCGAGGATGTGGCCTTTGCCGAGAGCCGGATCCGGCGTGAAACCATCGCCGCCGAGGATATCCTGCACGACATGGGCGCGTTTTCTGTCATGGCCTCGGACAGTCAGGCGATGGGGCGCGTGGGCGAGGTGATCATCCGCACATGGCAAACGGCCTCAAAAATGCGCAAGCAGCGCGGGCGGTTGCCGGAAGAGACCGGCGATAACGACAACATGCGGGTGAAACGCTATATCGCGAAATACACCATCAACCCCGCCATTGTACACGGGATGAGCGCCTATATCGGAAGTGTCAGCCCCGGCAAGCGCGCTGATCTTGTGCTCTGGAGCCCGGCGTTTTTTGGTGCAAAGCCGGAAATGGTGCTGATGGGCGGCACGATCGTTTTGGCGCAGATGGGTGATCCCAATGCATCTATTCCCACGCCCCAGCCAGTTTATTCGCGGCCCATGTTCGGGGCCTATGGGCGGGCGGTGGAACGCTCTGCCGTGCTCTTTGTCAGTGCCGCAGCGCAGGCCGAGGGGATCGGCGCGGCCTTGGGGCTGGCCAAAGAGACCCTCGCCGTCGCCAATACCCGCAAGATCACCAAGCGCGACATGATCCACAACAGCCTGACACCCGAGGTCGAGGTGCATCCCGAAACCTACGAGGTGCGCGCCAATGGCGAATTGCTCACTTGCGAACCAGCCTCTGAGTTGCCGCTGGCACAACGCTATTTCATGTTCTGAGGGCCTGCCATGACCGACCTGCCTGTTGCCCGCCACCTGCTTCATCACGCCCCTGATCGGGTGTCTGACACGGTCGTGCTGGATTATGACGCGCGGCTGATGCGCCGCAAGCGGCTGGTGGGGCGGGATGGCCTGGCATTTCTTGTCGATCTGGCAGAGGTGACGAACCTTGACGATCACTGGGGCTTTGCGCTCGACGATGGGCGCGCGGTGGCGGTCGAGGCCGCACCCGAAGATCTGATTGAGGTGCGTGGCGATCTTGCGCGGCTGGCTTGGCATATCGGCAACCGGCACACGCCTTGCCAGATTGGCGCGGATCATCTGTGTATCCGCCGCGACCACGTGATCGAGGCGATGCTGGCCTATCTGGGTGCAAAGCTGACGCCCGTCACTGGCCCGTTCCGGCCCGAGGGCGGGGCCTATGGCAAGGGGCGCACCATGGGGCATGACCACGGGGATCACAGCCGCGCCCATCACAGCCACGCCTGATGCTCAGCTCTGCGCATCTCACGCTTGTGCAATGGCTCTCGCCAGCCTTTCCAACCGGGGCGTTTGCCTATTCACATGGTCTGGAGGCTGAGATTGCGGCAGGCACGGTGCGGGATGCCGCAAGCCTTGTGGTATGGCTTGGCAATATCCTGCGATATGGCGCTGGCTGGCAAGATGCGGTGCTGCTGGCCCATGCGCTGGATGGGGAATGTGACAGGCTCGACGATCTTGCACGCGCGCTGCAACCCTGCGCCGAACGCTTGCAGGAAAGCCGGGAACAGGGGGCGGCACTGGCGCGATGCGTGGCGGGGATCACCGGGCGCGCCTTGCCCGCGCGTTTGCTACCTGTGGCGGTGGGCGAGGCGGCGGCGGCGCTGGACCTGCCCAAGCGCGATGTGATCGCGCTTTATCTGCATGGCTTTGTCGGGAACCTTGTGACCATCAGCGTCCGCCACGTGCCATTGGGTCAGACCGAAGGGCAGGCTGCGTTGGCGCGGCTTTTGCCGGATATTCACGCGCAGGCGGATCGGGCGGCGCGAGCCACCCTTGACGAGATCGGGACCTGTGCGCTGGCGGGTGATCTTGCGGCGTTGCGACATGAAACTCAGGACGTGAGGATATTCCGGACATGACAGGCAAGAGCATGAATGGCCCGCTGCGTGTGGGGATCGGTGGCCCAGTGGGCGCGGGCAAGACGACGCTGACCGAAATGCTGGCGCGTGCGCTGGCGCCGCGCTGTTCGATGGCGGTTATCACCAATGACATTTACACCCGCGAGGATGCCGAATACCTCCTGCGTGCGCAGGTCCTGCCCGCAGACCGCATTCGCGGGGTGGAAACCGGCGGCTGCCCGCATACGGCCATTCGCGAGGATGCCTCTATCAATCTGGCCGCAGTGGAGGAGCTGACGGTCGCCTTTCCTGATCTCGATCTCATCCTGATCGAGTCTGGCGGTGACAACCTTGCCGCGACGTTCAGCCCGGAATTGGCGGATATTACCCTTTATGTGATTGATACTGCCGCCGGTCAGGACATTCCGCGCAAACGTGGGCCGGGGGTAACGAAATCGGGCCTGTTGGTGGTGAACAAGACCGATCTTGCCCCCTATGTTGGCGTCGATCTGGTGCGTCTTGAGGCGGATACGGCGCAGGCCCGCGCTGGTAGGCCCTATGTGCTGGCGCAAGTGCGGCGCGGCTTGGGCGTTGATGCCATTGTCGATTTCATCGTGCGGGAGGGGGGATTGCAGGTGCAGCCACCGCTGGTCCTGGCGGCTGGAGTGCCGGGCAACTAAGGCACAAGGCCGTTGAGAAACACTCGGATCGCCAATCTTTGCCGCATGGCAAGGGCCTCTGGTGTTGCAAGACAGGTGGGATCCAGCAGAGACTCCAGCGGCCATGGCCGCACCATATCGAGCAGCAGGAGCGCCGCGTCAGTGGTATCTGCAACCGCAATTTCACTTCGGTCAAGACCACGGTCCAACTCGGCCTTGAGGATCGACAGATCACGTCGCATCAGGGTTTGGACCAGATCGCGGCCTATATCCGGTGCCTGCGGCACCTGTGCGATGAAGGCGCGCAGGATTTCCAGCGGCAAGCCATAACCCTGATGCCGGACACCTTGGGATAACACACGCTCAAGTCGCGCGGCGATGGGCAGGGCCGTGTCGGCGTCGGGCAGCGGACGGATGAACGCATCGGCCACCTTATTGATATAGGCCCGAAAGAGCGCGCTGCGGCTGGAAAAAGCGGCATAAAGCGTCCGCTTGGACATCCCTGCATGGGCGGCGATTGCCTCCATCGTGGCCCCGTCTAGACCGCGCTCGGCATGCACCGCTTCGAGTGAGGCAAAAATGGCGTCGCGCCGGTCTTCGCAACTGCGTGTGACCGGGCGTCCGCGCCGGATCTTGCTCTGGGCTTGCTCGCGTCGTGTGCCATCTCGCATCACGTGGCCTCATTTTCGCACATTGGTTGTGCGCATGGCGCTGTGCTGTTGCCATTTGCCCGTTTGTCATATTTATAAAACGCACGCGTTTTATATCTGACTGGACGCCGTTCTGCCAATCCATATCGTGAAAGGGTCTCTGATGGCTGCGTTTCCCCGAATGATCCGCGTGCTCGCGCTCTGTGCTGGCTTTGTGCCGGGATTTGCCATTGCGCAACAGGCCCAGGGGCCGACACCCGTGACCGTTGTAACGCTTGCGCCGCAGGATGTGACCTTGACGTCGCTCTTGCCGGGGCGCGTGGCAGCTTCGGCAGAGGCTGAGGTGCGTCCGCAGGTCAACGGGATCATCACGGAACGCCTGTTTGAAGAAGGGGCTGATGTGACCATCGGTGATCCCCTCTATCAGATCGACAAGGCCACCTATGAGGCCACTGTGCGGCAGTCGCGTGCCGGTGTGGCGCAGGCCGCAGCGCAGCTGCGCGCGGCAGAGCGCGAGGCGAGACGTCTGGTAGAACTGCAATCCCGAAATGTCGCCAGCGAGCAGGCGCTTGACGAGGCGACATCGACCCGCGATGCGGCGGCAGCAGGGCTGGAACTCGCCGAAGCACAGCTCAATTCTGCGGAAATCGAGCTGTCACGCACCACTATTCGGGCCCGCCTGTCGGGGCGGATAGGCCTGTCATTAACCTCGCAGGGTGCGCTTGTGACCGCAAGCCAAGCCCAGCCTTTGACTGTGATCCGCAACATCAATCCGGTTTATGTCGATGTGACGCAATCCGCTGCAGACCTCTTGCGGTGGCGGCGCGGTGAGACGGAGCGCGAGCTTGAGGATGCGGATGCCACGGTACGGCTCAAGCTGGCGGATGGCTCGGACTATAGCGAGACAGGTCAGCTCAAGGCGGCGGAACCCAATGTGAATCCGCAAACCGGGGTTGTCACGCTGCGGATGCAGTTCGACAATCCTGATCTTCTTTTGCTGCCGGGGATGTATGTGCAGGTGGACATGCCGGTTGAAGTGGCGCGCGATGTGTACCTCGTGCCGCAAGAGGGCGTGGTTCGCGATCGGCGCGGTCGTCCGCTTGCTTGGGTGGTCAATGGTGACGGTGTGATCGAGGAACGCGCGCTGAACATTATCCAAGACCGTGGCAATGCCTGGGTGGTGGATGAGGGGTTGAACCCTGGTGATCGCGTGATGGTGGCAGGGTTCCAGAAAACCGCACCGGGGGCGACCGTGACGCCTGAAGAGCGCGCCGCCGCACAACAACAATAACCGACCGGGCAGAGGATATTCCGAATGGCCAGCTTTTTTATCGACCGCCCGGTGTTCGCATGGGTCATTTCGATCCTGATCATGGGGGTCGGGGTGCTGGCCATCCTGATCCTGCCTGTGGCGCAATATCCGCAAATCGCGCC
The nucleotide sequence above comes from Roseovarius mucosus. Encoded proteins:
- the urtA gene encoding urea ABC transporter substrate-binding protein — protein: MASLVATTVLVAAPALAQDCPVKVGVLHSLSGTMAISETTLKDTVLMLVEQQNAKGGLLGCPIEAVVVDPASDWPLFAEKARELLTVNEVDVIFGSWTSVSRKSALPVLEELNGLMFYPVQYEGEESSRNVFYTGAAPNQQAIPAVDYFLEELGVESFALLGTDYVYPRTTNNILDAYLKSKGVAAEDIFVNYTPFGHSDWATIVADVVALGAGGKKVGVISTINGDANIGFYKELAAAGVSADDIPVVAFSVGEEELSGLDTTELVGHLAAWNYFQSADTEINAEFVKAWKAYAGENRVTNDPMEAHYIGFNMWVNAVTAAGTTDVDAVRSAMWGQEFPNLTGGTAVMLPNHHLTKPVLIGEIRADGQFDIISQTSEVPGDAWTDYLPESAPLTSDWKDLGCGMYNTETKTCVQMTSNY
- the urtB gene encoding urea ABC transporter permease subunit UrtB gives rise to the protein MRSFLFLARLVATVLAIGLLSLLRPSEGRAQEGLQPLLQEYQAEIAKPSRSTVDRVLSALMAADRPGTAEFLLRWQDRGVYERPDDGLFFYAEEAGGALRLIDIDGGAAVAEVSSRDVNQIRPNSGVRGVIAAALVPFELNAPDPARRAAALDAIARSGDASQIDPLSKSIETETDPALKQRKERLLTLLTAQFASALPYRLAAIEGLAGDISIEARSVLNQLTARAQGVGTALPTDANIARVLEVGTDVSEVEAYDRLVAANLAPPRQSATDRRDVLAQHIVDGAVGGVPLHLLNTDDARARAYEALEAAGTVPPRAADDEVARAVAAHVFYEVYAEPNPEVTAAAEAALASTSRALGLFQTFDLVLDGLSLASIFFLAAIGLAITFGVMGVINMAHGEFIMMGAYTGYVVQLFIPDYTVSLIIALPLAFVVTFGAGVVMERLVIRHLYTRPLETLLATFGISIALQQLAKNIFGTQARPLTAPDWLSGALTLNDIVSISNIRVAIFVLALIFLALLLFILKRTRLGLEVRAVTQNPGMAASMGIDPDRINMLTFGLGSGIAGIAGVAIGLYAQVTSEMGANYIVQSFMTVVVGGVGNVWGTLAGASMIGFLQKGIEWFNPSNTLAAQTYMVLFVILFIQFRPKGIVALKGRAAGD
- the urtC gene encoding urea ABC transporter permease subunit UrtC → MSKPEIAPRKRFLAENPSVLWFLGCLALFTLGVTVLSEGFGIALLSTSMVKILGMTLCLCLIAVAMDVVWGYCGILSLGHFAFFGLGGYAIGMWLMYARTQGIVVESLSAAPIPPTQSEVQNAIASQIFGVVGSNELPWLWGFAHSLTLQLLMVLLVPGLLALVFGWLAFRSRVTGVYLSILTQAMTLALSLYLFQNDTGLRGNNGLSGLQNIPGLDHVPQSTLSLWFFWASALALGLGYLLFAWLVSAKFGSVIRAIRDNEARVRFLGYDVESYKLVIFTLTAVVSAIAGALYYPQAGIINPAEIAPIASIYLAVWVAIGGRGRLYGAVIGAAVVSLASSWFTGGGAPNINLGFYTINWTDWWLVLLGLGFVAVTLFFPRGIGGLFDKIVRKP
- the urtD gene encoding urea ABC transporter ATP-binding protein UrtD is translated as MSTLLEVSGVSVTFDGFRAINNLSIQVAEPELRAVIGPNGAGKTTFMDIVTGKTRPDEGRVIWGEKSVSLLGMSESQIARAGIGRKFQKPTVFEAQTVRENLAMALKAKRGPFDVLFYRRSLRATARIAELAEEIGLLDALPRRAGELSHGQKQWLEIGMLLAQDPRLLLVDEPAAGMTPAEREHTTDILKRAAQTRAVVVIEHDMEFIRRLGCKVTVLHEGSVLAEGSLDHVTQNQQVIDVYLGR
- the urtE gene encoding urea ABC transporter ATP-binding subunit UrtE, coding for MLSVENLTLHYGASQILHGVSLTARPGAVTAVMGTNGVGKTSLLKAIAGRHPYSGGHITLDGAVLDHLSAAQAARAGIGYVPQGREVFPLLTVTENLETGFACLPKSDHRIPSRIYDLFPVLDQMKDRRGGDLSGGQQQQLAIARALIAKPRVLLLDEPTEGIQPNIIKQIGEVIGLLRDEGEIAIVLVEQYFDFAYGLADDLVVLNRGEVRLSEPAAMVERDRLLREVSI
- a CDS encoding urease accessory protein UreD, whose translation is MTACPAPLHQRSHGAAHVALLPGPAGARLDRLHQAGSAKAFVHPGASGPEVVFLNTSGGLAGGDTLAYRLDLAAGCRATATTQTAERAYRSADGAAHVTVRHSVGGGGHLDWLPQETILYDSSHLVRETEIDLAEDASCLMLEAIVLGRIAMGETLADVTLRDTRRIMRLGRPVLIEPLHLGTEALTAGPAILGAARAFATLALVAPGAADAVERARAELTEEGVTSGASGFDGKLVIRLMAADGWPLKRQIMRLVSVLRPGPLPRVWQI
- a CDS encoding urease subunit gamma, producing MNLTPREKDKLLISLAAMVARGRLARGVKLNHPEAVALITDYVVEGARDGRTVADLMEAGAHVITSQHCMDGIAEMIHAVQVEATFPDGTKLVTVHNPIR